In Planctomycetota bacterium, a single genomic region encodes these proteins:
- a CDS encoding ATPase, T2SS/T4P/T4SS family, with the protein MALKDKFYPRLRRIVVKHGLLDEAKADEAAAAAEKENKSFADVLLEKQFVDEMSYLSALSIETNIPPVDVEKMTWDEDALKVINEELAQYYGVLPLSKIGNVLTLAVGNPFDILKLDDVRTLTNCDLRPVVSSERSIRQAIKKAYNRDAEQMEKVLGDLEEKTGDAEVEIKKEQDEEQIDLSAISDATGESPVIKLVNMIIVQALRQGASDIHIEPFEKTVRIRYRMDGVLKEQVAPPKSMINSIISRIKIMSNLDIAERRIPQDGKFQVKFEGRQVDFRVSILPTIHGEKAVLRVLDSSSLNIGIDKLGFEPEAERLFRKSIAASYGMVLVTGPTGSGKSTTLYASLREVLNPEENVCTVEDPVEYQLEGVIQVPVNVKRGLTFAAALRSLLRQDPDTIMIGEIRDFETADICVKAAITGHLVFSTLHTNDAASAITRLVDMGIDPFMVASSCILVAAQRLCRKLCDRCKAPVEALPPKEDLLKIGFRPEDDIKLWKAVGCPQCSNGYRGRFAILEALEVDEDIRRLIIERRSSIDIKNYAVQKKGMLTLRRCGVLNAMRGRTSLEEVLRMTMGDE; encoded by the coding sequence ATGGCCCTCAAGGACAAGTTCTACCCCCGGCTGCGCCGCATCGTCGTCAAACACGGCCTCCTCGACGAGGCCAAGGCCGACGAGGCCGCCGCCGCCGCCGAGAAGGAAAACAAGTCCTTCGCCGACGTCCTCCTGGAAAAGCAGTTCGTCGACGAGATGAGCTATCTGTCGGCCCTTTCGATCGAGACCAACATTCCCCCCGTCGACGTCGAGAAGATGACCTGGGACGAGGACGCCCTCAAGGTCATCAACGAGGAACTCGCCCAGTACTACGGGGTCCTTCCCCTGTCCAAGATCGGCAACGTCCTGACGCTCGCCGTGGGCAATCCCTTCGACATCCTCAAGCTCGACGACGTGCGGACGCTGACGAACTGCGACCTGCGGCCGGTCGTCTCGAGCGAGCGAAGCATCCGCCAGGCCATCAAGAAGGCCTATAACCGCGACGCCGAGCAGATGGAAAAGGTCCTCGGCGACCTCGAGGAGAAGACGGGCGACGCCGAGGTCGAGATCAAGAAGGAGCAGGACGAGGAGCAGATCGATCTGTCGGCCATCTCGGACGCCACGGGCGAGTCGCCCGTCATCAAGCTCGTCAACATGATCATCGTTCAGGCGCTCCGCCAGGGCGCCAGCGACATCCACATCGAGCCGTTCGAGAAGACCGTGCGCATCCGCTACCGCATGGACGGCGTGCTCAAGGAGCAGGTCGCGCCGCCCAAGTCGATGATCAACTCGATCATCTCGCGCATCAAGATCATGTCCAACCTCGACATCGCGGAGCGGCGGATCCCCCAGGACGGCAAGTTTCAGGTGAAGTTCGAGGGTCGGCAGGTCGACTTCCGCGTGTCGATCCTGCCGACGATCCACGGCGAAAAGGCCGTGCTCCGCGTGCTCGACTCGTCGAGCCTCAACATCGGCATCGACAAGCTCGGGTTCGAACCGGAGGCCGAGCGCCTCTTCCGCAAGTCGATCGCCGCGTCGTACGGCATGGTGCTCGTGACGGGTCCCACCGGCTCGGGAAAGTCCACCACCCTCTACGCGTCGCTGCGCGAGGTCCTCAACCCCGAGGAAAACGTCTGCACCGTCGAGGATCCGGTCGAGTACCAGCTCGAAGGCGTCATCCAGGTGCCCGTCAACGTCAAGCGCGGCCTCACGTTCGCCGCCGCCCTCCGAAGCCTGCTCCGGCAGGACCCGGATACGATCATGATCGGCGAAATCCGCGACTTCGAGACCGCCGACATCTGCGTCAAGGCGGCCATCACGGGCCACCTCGTCTTTTCGACCCTCCACACCAACGACGCCGCCAGCGCCATCACGCGTCTCGTGGACATGGGAATCGACCCGTTCATGGTGGCCTCCTCGTGCATCCTCGTGGCCGCTCAGCGCCTGTGCCGAAAGCTGTGCGACCGCTGCAAGGCGCCCGTCGAGGCCCTGCCCCCGAAGGAGGATCTCCTCAAGATCGGATTCCGTCCCGAGGACGACATCAAGCTCTGGAAGGCCGTCGGATGCCCCCAGTGTTCCAACGGGTACCGCGGCCGGTTCGCGATCCTCGAGGCGCTCGAGGTGGACGAGGACATCCGGCGCCTGATCATCGAGCGCCGTTCGTCGATCGACATCAAGAACTACGCCGTGCAGAAGAAGGGGATGCTCACGCTGCGCCGGTGCGGCGTTCTGAATGCCATGCGGGGCCGTACCTCCCTGGAGGAAGTCCTCCGCATGACGATGGGCGACGAGTAG
- a CDS encoding type II secretion system F family protein: protein MAVYAYAAKTADGKKVDGVIRAADRNAAQAELRRKNLQVASLVEQKGGARKRGLFGPPRPHVRTKDIAVMTRQLSTMISAGIPLLESLEILHEQASDAGFKLVLDRVIERVRGGSDFSTALSEHPKLFTKIYVNMIKAGEASGQLDVILQRLADYMESIEELKREIKAAMTYPVISLCLILAITIGLIVGIVPKFQEIFIQLQMKELPAPTQILLNISEFMRNQFLACIGIVVAIGVSFFLYIRTKTGRRHWDWFLLHAPVFGPLFRKVAISRFSRTFATLIQSGVPMLGALDIVASTAGNVIVEDAVLKARDAVSKGETLGDPLAATKVFPPMVTRMISIGEKTGALEKLLMKISEFYDQEVRATVKALTSLIEPLLIATMGVIVGFIVLSIFLPIIKIQQQLSK, encoded by the coding sequence ATGGCTGTCTACGCGTACGCCGCCAAGACTGCGGACGGCAAGAAGGTCGACGGCGTCATCCGCGCCGCCGACCGGAACGCCGCTCAGGCGGAACTGCGCCGCAAAAACCTCCAGGTCGCCTCCCTCGTCGAACAGAAGGGAGGCGCCCGGAAACGCGGCCTCTTCGGGCCCCCGCGGCCCCACGTCCGGACCAAGGACATCGCCGTCATGACCCGCCAGCTGTCCACCATGATCAGCGCGGGCATCCCCCTGCTGGAGTCCCTCGAAATCCTCCACGAACAGGCGAGCGACGCGGGCTTCAAGCTGGTCCTCGACCGGGTCATCGAACGCGTCCGCGGCGGAAGCGACTTTTCCACCGCCCTCTCGGAACACCCCAAGCTCTTCACCAAGATCTACGTGAACATGATCAAGGCCGGCGAGGCGTCCGGCCAGCTCGACGTGATCCTCCAGCGCCTGGCCGATTACATGGAGTCGATCGAGGAGCTCAAGCGGGAAATCAAGGCCGCCATGACGTACCCCGTCATCTCCCTGTGCCTCATCCTTGCCATCACGATCGGCCTGATCGTCGGAATCGTCCCCAAGTTTCAGGAAATCTTCATTCAGCTTCAGATGAAGGAGTTGCCCGCGCCTACGCAGATCCTCCTCAACATCAGCGAGTTCATGCGCAATCAGTTCCTCGCCTGCATCGGCATCGTCGTGGCGATCGGCGTCTCCTTTTTCCTCTACATCCGCACCAAGACCGGCCGCCGCCACTGGGACTGGTTTCTTCTGCACGCCCCGGTCTTCGGGCCGCTCTTCCGGAAAGTGGCCATCTCCCGTTTCTCCCGCACCTTCGCGACCCTGATCCAGTCCGGCGTTCCCATGCTCGGGGCCCTCGACATCGTCGCCTCCACCGCGGGGAACGTTATCGTCGAGGACGCCGTCCTCAAGGCCCGCGACGCCGTCTCCAAGGGCGAAACCCTGGGCGACCCGCTGGCGGCCACCAAGGTCTTCCCGCCCATGGTCACCCGCATGATCTCCATCGGCGAAAAGACCGGCGCCCTCGAAAAACTCCTCATGAAGATTTCCGAGTTCTACGACCAGGAGGTCCGCGCCACCGTCAAGGCGCTCACCTCCCTGATCGAGCCGCTGCT